The following are encoded in a window of Sphaerisporangium siamense genomic DNA:
- the nuoN gene encoding NADH-quinone oxidoreductase subunit NuoN, translated as MSTLAAAAAEAPKIEYGELSPMLLVFGAAIVGVLVEALAPRYLRKSIQMPITILSMVGAFVLTVWQGTKGVRHAAAMGAVAVDGPSLFIWGAILLLAIVSVLLINDDDQFVAQAAAVPGSAEEDQAIAEGGAHTEIYPLVLFAVGGMMLFPASNDLLIMFVALEVMSLPLYLLCGLARRRRLLSQEAAMKYFLLGAFSSAFFLYGTALLYGFAGSVDLAAIDKALTTVGGKDTLLFLGVATIGVGLLFKIGAAPFQAWKPDVYQGSPTPITALMASGTLIAAFGALLRVFWVALGNLDTEWTPVLWGVAILTMIVGAVLAITQTDIKRMLAYSSIAHTGFLLIAVVSTGKEAQNAASLSGILFYLVTYGFATVGAFAVVTMIREAGGEAGHLSRWAGLGKRSPVLAGIFALFLLAFAGIPLTSGFFGKYAVFAPAVASGNVALVIVGVVTSAMAAFFYVRVIVLMFFSEPSADGPTIALPSMGTAAVVTLAAAATVVLGVFPQPVLDLAHSAAQSLFVR; from the coding sequence GTGAGCACGCTCGCCGCTGCCGCCGCCGAGGCGCCGAAGATCGAATACGGGGAGCTCTCGCCGATGCTCCTCGTCTTCGGGGCGGCGATCGTCGGCGTGCTCGTCGAGGCCCTCGCGCCGCGCTACCTGCGCAAGTCCATCCAGATGCCCATCACGATCCTGTCGATGGTCGGCGCGTTCGTGCTGACCGTCTGGCAGGGCACGAAGGGCGTGCGCCACGCCGCCGCCATGGGCGCGGTCGCCGTGGACGGCCCCTCGCTGTTCATCTGGGGCGCCATCCTGCTGCTCGCGATCGTCTCGGTCCTCCTGATCAACGACGACGACCAGTTCGTCGCCCAGGCCGCCGCCGTCCCCGGCAGCGCCGAGGAGGACCAGGCGATCGCCGAAGGCGGCGCGCACACCGAGATCTACCCGCTGGTGTTGTTCGCCGTCGGCGGCATGATGCTCTTCCCGGCCTCGAACGACCTGCTGATCATGTTCGTGGCCCTTGAGGTCATGTCGCTGCCGCTGTACCTGCTGTGCGGCCTCGCCCGCCGTCGCCGCCTGCTCTCGCAGGAGGCGGCGATGAAGTACTTCCTGCTCGGCGCCTTCTCGTCGGCGTTCTTCCTGTACGGCACCGCGCTGCTGTACGGCTTCGCCGGGTCGGTGGACCTCGCCGCGATCGACAAGGCCCTGACCACCGTCGGCGGCAAGGACACCCTGCTGTTCCTGGGCGTCGCGACCATCGGCGTCGGCCTGCTCTTCAAGATCGGCGCGGCCCCGTTCCAGGCGTGGAAGCCCGACGTGTACCAGGGCTCGCCCACGCCCATCACCGCGCTCATGGCGTCCGGCACGCTGATCGCCGCCTTCGGCGCGCTGCTGCGCGTCTTCTGGGTGGCGCTCGGCAACCTCGACACCGAGTGGACCCCGGTGCTGTGGGGCGTGGCGATCCTCACGATGATCGTCGGCGCCGTGCTCGCGATCACCCAGACCGACATCAAGCGCATGCTGGCCTACTCGTCGATCGCGCACACCGGCTTCCTGCTGATCGCCGTGGTCTCCACCGGCAAGGAGGCCCAGAACGCGGCGTCCCTGTCGGGCATCCTGTTCTACCTGGTGACCTACGGGTTCGCCACGGTGGGCGCGTTCGCGGTCGTCACGATGATCCGCGAGGCCGGCGGCGAGGCCGGGCACCTGTCGCGCTGGGCCGGGCTCGGCAAGAGGTCGCCCGTGCTGGCGGGCATCTTCGCCCTCTTCCTGCTCGCCTTCGCCGGCATCCCGCTGACGTCCGGGTTCTTCGGCAAGTACGCCGTGTTCGCCCCGGCCGTCGCGAGCGGCAACGTGGCGCTGGTCATCGTCGGCGTGGTGACATCGGCGATGGCGGCGTTCTTCTACGTCCGCGTCATCGTCCTGATGTTCTTCAGCGAGCCCTCCGCCGACGGCCCGACGATCGCCCTGCCGAGCATGGGCACCGCGGCTGTGGTCACGCTCGCGGCTGCGGCTACCGTAGTCCTCGGGGTCTTCCCGCAGCCGGTGCTCGACCTCGCGCATTCGGCCGCGCAGTCGTTGTTCGTTCGTTAG
- a CDS encoding DUF1206 domain-containing protein, with protein sequence MTTANQAGRRLEGAARRVADHPALEKLAKVGFAARGVLYAIIGLVALQIAFGSGGEADKSSAIHIVRDAPLGDTLLWVMAVGLAALTIWQVIEAVWGRPEVHHRVESVAKAAVYGALVFSMVALLTKNKAASSTDSQSQDATEALFDLPGGQILVALIALVLIGFGAYWIHEGWTGKFMRDMRVTESRARGLVVGIGKAGYVARGVIALAAGALIGEAALTYDPDKAVGIDGALKSLAGTPVGPWLLVVVAIGLVLFAVYCFAEARWHRV encoded by the coding sequence ATGACGACCGCGAATCAGGCCGGCCGGCGGTTGGAGGGTGCGGCGCGGCGAGTGGCCGACCACCCCGCCCTGGAGAAGCTCGCCAAAGTCGGGTTCGCCGCGCGTGGCGTCCTGTACGCGATCATCGGGCTGGTCGCACTGCAGATCGCCTTCGGTAGCGGTGGCGAGGCGGACAAGAGCAGCGCGATCCACATCGTGCGCGACGCGCCCCTCGGCGACACGCTGCTGTGGGTCATGGCCGTCGGTCTCGCCGCGCTGACGATCTGGCAGGTGATCGAGGCCGTCTGGGGCCGGCCCGAGGTCCATCACCGCGTCGAGTCCGTCGCCAAGGCGGCCGTCTACGGCGCCCTGGTGTTCTCGATGGTGGCCCTGCTCACCAAGAACAAGGCCGCCTCCTCGACCGACAGTCAGTCGCAGGACGCCACCGAGGCGCTTTTCGACCTGCCCGGCGGCCAGATCTTGGTCGCCCTGATAGCGCTCGTCCTGATCGGCTTCGGCGCGTACTGGATTCACGAGGGGTGGACCGGGAAGTTCATGCGGGACATGCGCGTGACCGAGTCGCGCGCCCGCGGCCTTGTGGTCGGCATCGGCAAGGCAGGATATGTCGCCCGCGGCGTCATCGCCCTCGCCGCCGGCGCGTTGATCGGCGAGGCCGCCCTCACGTACGACCCCGACAAGGCGGTCGGCATCGACGGCGCGCTCAAGTCGCTCGCCGGCACCCCGGTCGGTCCGTGGCTGCTCGTCGTGGTCGCGATCGGCTTGGTGCTGTTCGCCGTGTACTGCTTCGCGGAGGCCCGCTGGCACCGGGTGTGA
- a CDS encoding carbohydrate-binding protein yields the protein MRFRVLNLAVLAVFGTGLGLPAPAEADAARQASVRATAPDWAPLTAYTAGTVVTYNGVEYRCLQSHTSMPGWEPATTPVLWEPVPPPAGPANLCVTGVTSSSVSLAWDASSGTVTGYRVYEGGTQRAQVTTTTATISGLGKCGTHNYTIKSYNGDGESAGRDVRATTMDCTLVSWVVYAAYTAGTVVTYNGVAYQCLQNHTSLSGQEPPNVPALWERVRAWEPSTAYTAGTVVTYNGVIYQGLQNHTSAPGREPAGDPALWQRVTRSDDVAPSFPANLRVTGTTSGSVSLAWDASTDNVRLAGYEVYRGSTPMAVVPGTSYTDSGLAASTTYTYMLRARDAAGNRSDASWVTATTAPAVPGQPGFAWATANDTSVTLNWGTSSSTVTGYRVYEGGTQRGQVISATATVSGLGKCETHKYTIKAYNVSGESAGREVSATTTGCTTPSPNPSRLPGAPYLYMGSGIPPSPGTVMANTGVKSFTMAYIQSSGPCSPAWDGMRPLTGGVDAAAINTIRSRGGIVAISFGGWSGNKLGPSCPTPQAFAQAVQQVINAFGPAVLDFDIENFDELGNPIVQDRILNGLKVVRQNNPNVKITVTIPTLKTGLDVPGVRLVNQAKALGAPIDTYTIMAFDFSATDMYQDTVNASEGLKSSLKSAFGWSDAEAYAHMGISGMNGVSDQGETTTPAQWTQIRDWAKAKGLTRLTFWATNRDQPGWQFTQITAGF from the coding sequence GTGAGATTCCGTGTACTCAACCTCGCGGTCCTGGCCGTCTTCGGGACGGGCCTGGGCCTCCCGGCGCCGGCCGAGGCCGACGCGGCACGGCAGGCGAGCGTCCGAGCCACCGCGCCCGACTGGGCGCCCTTGACCGCCTACACCGCCGGCACGGTCGTCACCTACAACGGCGTCGAATACCGGTGCCTGCAGAGCCACACTTCTATGCCGGGCTGGGAGCCCGCCACCACCCCGGTGCTGTGGGAGCCCGTCCCCCCGCCCGCGGGTCCGGCGAACCTGTGCGTCACCGGCGTCACCTCCAGCAGCGTCTCGCTGGCCTGGGACGCCTCCAGCGGCACCGTCACCGGATACCGGGTCTACGAGGGCGGCACACAGCGCGCGCAGGTCACCACCACCACCGCCACCATCTCCGGCCTCGGCAAGTGCGGGACCCACAACTACACGATCAAGTCCTACAACGGCGACGGGGAGTCGGCGGGCCGTGACGTGAGGGCCACCACGATGGACTGCACCTTGGTGTCCTGGGTCGTCTACGCCGCCTACACCGCCGGCACGGTCGTCACCTACAACGGCGTCGCCTACCAGTGCCTGCAGAACCACACCTCCCTGTCCGGCCAGGAGCCCCCCAACGTCCCGGCGCTGTGGGAGCGCGTCCGCGCCTGGGAGCCCTCGACCGCCTACACCGCCGGCACGGTCGTCACCTACAACGGCGTCATCTACCAGGGCCTGCAAAACCACACCTCTGCCCCCGGCCGGGAGCCCGCCGGCGACCCGGCGCTGTGGCAGCGCGTCACCCGTAGCGACGACGTCGCACCCTCGTTCCCGGCGAACCTGCGCGTCACCGGCACCACCTCCGGCAGCGTCTCGCTGGCCTGGGACGCCTCCACCGACAACGTCCGCCTCGCCGGATACGAGGTCTACCGCGGTAGCACACCGATGGCCGTCGTGCCCGGCACCAGCTACACCGACTCGGGACTGGCCGCCTCCACCACCTACACCTACATGCTGCGCGCCCGTGACGCCGCCGGCAACCGCTCGGACGCCTCCTGGGTCACCGCCACCACCGCGCCAGCGGTGCCCGGCCAGCCCGGATTCGCCTGGGCGACCGCGAACGACACCAGCGTCACGCTGAACTGGGGCACCTCCAGTAGCACCGTCACCGGGTACCGGGTCTACGAGGGCGGCACGCAGCGCGGGCAGGTCATCTCCGCCACCGCCACCGTCTCCGGCCTCGGCAAGTGCGAGACCCACAAGTACACGATCAAGGCCTACAACGTCAGCGGGGAGTCGGCGGGCCGTGAGGTGAGCGCCACCACGACCGGCTGCACCACCCCCAGCCCCAACCCCTCCAGGCTGCCCGGCGCCCCGTACCTGTACATGGGCTCCGGGATCCCGCCCAGCCCGGGCACGGTCATGGCCAACACCGGCGTCAAGTCCTTCACGATGGCCTACATCCAGTCCTCGGGCCCCTGTAGCCCGGCGTGGGACGGCATGCGCCCGCTGACCGGCGGCGTCGACGCCGCGGCGATCAACACGATCAGGTCCAGGGGCGGCATCGTGGCGATCTCCTTCGGCGGCTGGAGCGGCAACAAGCTCGGCCCGTCCTGCCCAACCCCGCAGGCCTTCGCCCAGGCGGTCCAGCAGGTCATCAACGCCTTCGGCCCGGCCGTGCTCGACTTCGACATCGAGAACTTCGACGAGCTCGGGAACCCCATCGTCCAGGACCGCATCCTCAACGGCCTGAAGGTCGTCCGGCAGAACAACCCGAACGTCAAAATCACCGTCACCATCCCGACGCTCAAGACCGGCCTGGACGTCCCGGGCGTCCGCCTGGTCAACCAGGCCAAGGCTCTGGGCGCGCCGATCGACACCTACACGATCATGGCGTTCGACTTCAGCGCGACCGACATGTACCAGGACACCGTCAACGCCTCCGAGGGGCTCAAGAGCTCCCTGAAGAGCGCGTTCGGCTGGAGCGACGCCGAGGCCTACGCCCACATGGGCATCTCGGGCATGAACGGCGTGTCCGACCAGGGGGAGACCACGACCCCGGCCCAGTGGACCCAGATCCGTGACTGGGCCAAGGCCAAGGGCCTCACCCGGCTCACCTTCTGGGCCACCAACCGCGACCAGCCCGGGTGGCAGTTCACCCAGATCACCGCCGGCTTCTGA
- a CDS encoding type II toxin-antitoxin system VapC family toxin — protein sequence MIVIDSGPLVAAVNIRDRYHEPCARLLRSHPGPLLVPATVVTEVCQLIERRQGSKAEAAFLSSFRAGLALADVTAEDLDRMSELVEIYSDLPLGAVDASVIALAERLGLTEVATLDRRHFTVVRPRHVDALTLLPERL from the coding sequence GTGATCGTCATCGATTCGGGGCCTTTGGTTGCAGCGGTCAACATCCGGGACCGGTACCACGAACCCTGCGCCAGGCTCCTGCGGAGCCACCCCGGTCCGCTTCTCGTTCCTGCGACGGTCGTCACAGAAGTCTGCCAGCTCATAGAGAGACGGCAGGGAAGCAAGGCGGAGGCGGCGTTTCTCAGCTCCTTTCGCGCTGGGCTGGCTCTGGCCGATGTCACCGCCGAAGATCTGGACCGGATGAGCGAGCTTGTGGAGATCTACAGCGATCTTCCGCTGGGGGCTGTCGACGCCTCCGTGATCGCGTTGGCTGAGCGGCTTGGCCTGACCGAGGTTGCCACACTCGATCGCCGTCATTTCACCGTCGTGCGCCCCCGGCATGTGGACGCGCTCACCCTTCTGCCCGAACGACTCTGA
- a CDS encoding helix-turn-helix domain-containing protein, with protein sequence MTDVQAKRVQPGSIDAEMAGRAVRRIKDHLMRSQEQSTIRVVGEHGAEDPLILPREAVSLLAFILAQAAEGRGVTVIPSHAELTTQQAADMLNVSRPHLIKLLAEGEIPFRLVGKHRRVTYEDLQEYKRRDDAKRRTAADQLAALGQELGI encoded by the coding sequence ATGACAGATGTGCAGGCCAAGCGAGTACAGCCCGGAAGCATCGATGCTGAGATGGCCGGTCGTGCTGTGCGCCGCATCAAGGACCACCTCATGCGGTCTCAAGAACAGTCGACCATCCGTGTTGTCGGGGAACACGGTGCCGAGGACCCATTGATCTTGCCTCGGGAAGCTGTGAGCCTCTTGGCCTTTATCCTTGCCCAGGCAGCTGAAGGGCGAGGAGTGACGGTCATCCCCTCTCATGCCGAGCTGACGACCCAGCAGGCGGCAGACATGCTGAACGTCTCGCGCCCCCACCTGATCAAGCTTCTAGCGGAAGGAGAGATCCCCTTCCGCTTGGTTGGCAAGCACAGGCGTGTTACATACGAGGACCTTCAAGAGTACAAACGTCGCGATGACGCCAAGCGCCGTACGGCTGCCGATCAACTAGCTGCACTAGGCCAGGAGTTGGGCATCTGA
- a CDS encoding LLM class flavin-dependent oxidoreductase produces MADRLFRFGVVAASAADAGEWAGLARRAEDLGYATFLTPDTLNTLPPLLALSAAASATTTIGLGTFVLAVPYRRPEQVAWEVAGMNFLSGGRFELGLGAGRPDAREDTARLGVPFGSYDERIRRLEEVIRQVRKWPAVGSAAPGPTPRVLIAAAGARMLGFAARNADTVAVALDAGTPEDGLAEPVRLLRLASDDFDRLEISTGLHVVGDEVPPWLARQLGPDVPEDSIAVLRGTPREMADRLLRRRDAYQASYITVNAMFAERLAPVVELLAGT; encoded by the coding sequence ATGGCTGATCGTCTGTTTCGTTTCGGGGTGGTGGCGGCGTCGGCGGCCGACGCCGGCGAGTGGGCGGGGCTGGCCCGCCGCGCCGAGGACCTGGGCTACGCCACGTTCCTGACGCCGGACACGCTGAACACCCTTCCCCCGCTGCTCGCGCTGAGCGCCGCCGCGTCGGCGACGACCACGATCGGGCTGGGCACGTTCGTGCTGGCCGTTCCGTACCGGCGTCCGGAGCAGGTCGCCTGGGAGGTCGCCGGGATGAACTTCCTGTCCGGCGGACGCTTCGAGCTGGGCCTCGGCGCGGGGCGTCCGGACGCCCGGGAGGACACGGCCAGGCTCGGCGTGCCGTTCGGCAGCTACGACGAGCGGATCCGGCGGCTGGAAGAGGTGATCCGCCAGGTCAGGAAGTGGCCGGCGGTCGGCTCCGCCGCGCCGGGGCCGACGCCGCGCGTGCTGATCGCCGCGGCGGGGGCCCGCATGCTGGGGTTCGCCGCGCGCAACGCCGACACCGTCGCGGTTGCCCTGGACGCCGGCACGCCCGAGGACGGCCTGGCCGAGCCCGTCCGGCTGCTGCGGCTGGCCAGTGACGACTTCGACCGCCTGGAGATCAGCACCGGCCTGCACGTGGTGGGCGACGAGGTGCCGCCGTGGCTGGCCCGGCAGCTCGGGCCCGACGTGCCGGAGGACTCGATCGCCGTGCTGCGGGGCACGCCGCGCGAGATGGCCGACCGGCTGCTGCGCCGCAGGGACGCCTACCAGGCGTCGTACATCACGGTGAACGCGATGTTCGCCGAGCGCCTGGCCCCCGTGGTGGAGCTGCTCGCCGGCACGTAA
- a CDS encoding polyprenyl synthetase family protein translates to MAAPPVVDLPFIDEGLAADIASGLDAVEKLLRSAADSEDAFVAEASRHLILAGGKRFRAMIVLLASHFGDATAPGVVPGAVVIELTHLATLYHDDVMDEARVRRGSPSANARWDNTVAILTGDYLFAQASEILADLGPELVRIQARTFSRLVRGQIRETIGPRPGVDAITHYIEVLADKTGSLIATSGRFGALLSGAPAEVVSRLTSACEAIGVAWQLGDDLLDVASSAGESGKTPGTDLREGIRTLPVLYALESTGPEDARLRELLAGPVGEQDIDEAVTLLRANTAMARARADLMAWVERARADLDALPDIPAREALLALCSYVADRSG, encoded by the coding sequence ATGGCCGCGCCGCCCGTAGTCGACCTGCCATTCATCGACGAAGGACTGGCCGCGGATATCGCGAGCGGCCTCGACGCCGTCGAGAAACTGCTCCGTTCGGCCGCAGACAGCGAGGACGCCTTCGTCGCGGAGGCGTCCAGGCATCTGATTCTGGCCGGAGGCAAGCGTTTCCGCGCGATGATCGTGCTCCTGGCGTCCCATTTCGGTGACGCGACCGCCCCCGGCGTCGTGCCGGGGGCCGTCGTCATCGAGCTCACCCACCTGGCGACGCTCTACCACGACGACGTGATGGACGAGGCGCGGGTGCGCAGGGGGTCGCCGTCCGCGAACGCGCGGTGGGACAACACCGTGGCGATCCTCACCGGGGACTACCTCTTCGCCCAGGCGTCGGAGATCCTCGCCGACCTCGGGCCCGAACTGGTCCGCATCCAGGCGCGGACGTTCTCGCGGCTGGTGCGCGGGCAGATCCGCGAGACGATCGGGCCACGTCCCGGGGTCGACGCGATCACCCACTACATCGAGGTGCTCGCCGACAAGACGGGCTCGCTGATCGCCACCTCCGGGCGGTTCGGCGCGCTGCTGTCCGGGGCGCCCGCCGAGGTCGTGAGCCGCCTCACCAGCGCCTGCGAGGCCATCGGCGTCGCCTGGCAGCTCGGCGACGACCTGCTCGACGTCGCCTCCTCCGCCGGCGAGAGCGGCAAGACCCCCGGGACGGACCTGCGCGAGGGCATCCGCACGCTGCCCGTCCTCTACGCCCTCGAATCGACAGGGCCCGAGGACGCGCGGCTGCGCGAGCTGCTGGCCGGACCGGTCGGCGAGCAGGACATCGACGAGGCCGTCACGCTGCTGCGCGCGAACACGGCGATGGCCCGCGCCCGCGCCGACCTGATGGCATGGGTGGAGCGGGCCCGCGCGGACCTGGACGCCCTGCCGGACATCCCGGCCCGCGAGGCCCTGCTGGCCCTGTGCTCCTACGTGGCCGACCGCTCGGGCTGA
- a CDS encoding PIN domain-containing protein — protein MSFVVIYDANVLYGNTLRDLLIRLAMTGRLQAKWTSRILDEMQRNLAVNRPDIPEEKLGKLRLLMNSAVRDCLVEGYEPLIEGLKLPDPDDRHVLAAAIKVGAQVIVTSNLRDFPSEHLAPWEIEAKSPDDFVLDQIDLDGRVVWACVQQIADSRVNPPEAVDDVLDTLEKAGLVESVAALRAG, from the coding sequence ATGAGCTTTGTGGTGATCTACGACGCGAATGTGCTCTATGGCAACACACTTCGCGATCTGCTCATCCGTCTGGCCATGACGGGGCGGCTCCAGGCCAAGTGGACCAGCAGGATTCTCGACGAAATGCAGCGTAACCTTGCCGTCAATCGTCCAGACATTCCGGAGGAGAAGCTGGGCAAGCTTCGCCTGCTTATGAACTCCGCAGTCCGAGACTGCCTGGTCGAGGGGTACGAACCTCTTATCGAGGGACTGAAGCTACCCGACCCGGATGACCGGCATGTGCTTGCTGCGGCGATCAAAGTAGGAGCACAGGTCATCGTTACGTCAAATCTCAGGGACTTTCCTTCGGAACACTTGGCGCCCTGGGAGATCGAGGCCAAGTCTCCCGACGACTTCGTGCTGGACCAGATCGATCTCGATGGACGAGTGGTCTGGGCCTGTGTTCAGCAGATCGCGGACTCGCGAGTGAACCCGCCGGAGGCCGTAGACGATGTGCTCGACACTTTGGAGAAAGCAGGTCTGGTCGAATCAGTCGCCGCCCTCCGGGCCGGTTAG
- the msrA gene encoding peptide-methionine (S)-S-oxide reductase MsrA: MGWLFGNNKTSMVTPEDALPGRAETMPVPARHAVLDAPLAPPYPEGTEIADFGLGCFWGAERKFWQTPGVVTTAVGYQGGYTPNPTYEEVCTGLTGHTEVVRVVYDPTRVSYEELLKVFWESHDPTQGMRQGNDTGTQYRSAIYTHTPAQQKSAETSRDAYQQVLTKAGYANITTEITPAPPLYMAEDYHQQYLYKVPNGYCGIGGTNVKLGDPSEWGACQTGLVPTEE, translated from the coding sequence ATGGGCTGGCTCTTCGGCAACAACAAGACTTCGATGGTCACCCCCGAGGACGCGCTCCCCGGCCGCGCCGAGACGATGCCCGTCCCCGCCCGCCACGCCGTCCTCGACGCACCCCTCGCCCCGCCCTACCCCGAGGGCACCGAGATCGCCGACTTCGGCCTGGGGTGCTTCTGGGGCGCCGAGCGCAAATTCTGGCAGACCCCCGGCGTCGTCACCACCGCCGTCGGCTACCAGGGCGGCTACACCCCCAACCCGACCTACGAAGAGGTCTGCACCGGCCTCACCGGCCACACCGAGGTGGTCCGCGTCGTCTACGACCCCACCCGCGTCTCCTACGAAGAACTCTTGAAGGTCTTCTGGGAGTCCCACGACCCCACCCAGGGCATGCGCCAGGGCAACGACACCGGCACCCAGTACCGCTCCGCCATCTACACCCACACCCCCGCCCAGCAAAAGTCCGCCGAAACCTCCCGCGACGCCTACCAGCAGGTCCTGACCAAGGCCGGCTACGCCAACATCACCACCGAAATAACCCCCGCCCCGCCCCTGTACATGGCCGAGGACTATCACCAGCAGTATTTGTACAAGGTCCCCAACGGCTACTGCGGCATCGGCGGCACCAACGTCAAGCTGGGTGACCCGTCCGAGTGGGGCGCCTGTCAGACGGGGCTGGTTCCGACCGAGGAGTAG
- the rarD gene encoding EamA family transporter RarD yields MPESRRGVLYGIAAYTMWGLFPLYWPLLKPAGAVEILAHRMVWSLVVVIAVLLVRRHWSWFRELVRQPRKMALLTLAAVIVSVNWGVYIYAVNAGHVVESALGYFINPLVSVLFGVMVFRERLRPWQWAAVGLGALAVVVLTTDYGRPPWIALVLAVSFGTYGVVKKVANVGAAESLTVETLVLLLPALGYLTFLQAQGTATFGGHGFAHAALLAGGGVITAVPLMAFTAAAIRVPLTVIGLLQYIAPILQFLCGVLVAHETMPPSRWAGFVIIWLALAVFSWEGLRHAHQTRRAAAATPALETV; encoded by the coding sequence ATGCCTGAATCGCGTCGTGGTGTGCTGTACGGCATCGCCGCCTACACCATGTGGGGCCTCTTCCCCCTCTACTGGCCGCTGCTCAAGCCCGCCGGGGCGGTGGAGATCCTCGCCCACCGGATGGTCTGGTCGCTGGTCGTGGTGATCGCCGTGCTGCTCGTACGACGCCACTGGTCGTGGTTCCGTGAGCTCGTGCGCCAGCCGAGGAAGATGGCCCTGCTGACGCTGGCCGCCGTGATCGTCTCGGTGAACTGGGGCGTCTACATCTACGCCGTGAACGCCGGGCACGTGGTCGAGAGCGCGCTGGGGTACTTCATCAACCCCCTGGTCAGCGTGCTGTTCGGCGTGATGGTGTTCCGCGAGCGCCTCCGCCCGTGGCAGTGGGCGGCCGTGGGGCTCGGCGCGCTGGCCGTCGTGGTCCTGACCACCGACTACGGACGGCCGCCGTGGATCGCGCTCGTGCTCGCGGTGTCCTTCGGCACGTACGGCGTGGTGAAGAAGGTCGCGAACGTGGGCGCGGCCGAGAGCCTGACCGTCGAGACGCTGGTGCTGCTGCTGCCGGCGCTCGGCTACCTGACGTTCCTGCAGGCCCAGGGCACCGCGACGTTCGGCGGCCACGGGTTCGCCCACGCCGCGCTGCTCGCCGGCGGCGGTGTGATCACGGCGGTGCCGCTCATGGCGTTCACGGCGGCCGCGATCCGCGTGCCGCTCACCGTGATCGGACTGCTGCAGTACATCGCGCCGATCCTGCAGTTCCTGTGCGGCGTGCTGGTCGCCCACGAGACCATGCCGCCCAGCCGCTGGGCCGGGTTCGTCATCATCTGGCTGGCCCTGGCGGTCTTCAGCTGGGAGGGGCTGCGCCACGCCCACCAGACCCGCCGCGCCGCCGCCGCGACGCCGGCCCTGGAGACCGTCTGA